Genomic window (Musa acuminata AAA Group cultivar baxijiao chromosome BXJ1-9, Cavendish_Baxijiao_AAA, whole genome shotgun sequence):
AAAGCACTATTGTTATATAGTTCATATAATGTGTACAGTAGTCAGTCCTTGAAAACTACATTTGAGTGTTCTGATGATGTAAGTAGAAGATTCAATATGATGCTAGTTATACCATTTTGAAGAATGTGCTATATAAGCAAATATAACACAAAATTcatcaaaaagaagaaaatatatgaCTAATGAAAATGCACCATTACTCTTACCTTGCTATTATAGTCGCAAGTGTCATCTAATCCTACATGTATCTAATATATGCTTGTCTGATGTTCAAAGCTTTTAATGAATATATGCTGCACAAGAATATTTCTCTTAACAGTGATTGAAAATGCTATAGGAATCAGTAGACTCCAATACCACATACTGTCAAACGTCAACTATAGAAAAGGTTAAAATAACACCACGAATGAACAAAAACACAATCAACTGCTGATATTAAATAGCATTATAATATCATGTCTTGTCGAATATAAGGGGGAATAGATAATGCATGTGGAACTGAAGTACAGTATCTTACTTTTGCAGTAATAGATGTACAAGAAGATACTGAGAGATAGTTTTAATGTTTCATAGTATGCAGCAGCTCCCTTGGTCCCTGAAGATATGTCAGCCAGAATTGTAAACAAAATCCTGACTAGTAATACAAACCACGTTGTGAAACAGTAATATACACCTGAAACAAATTTTGGTGCAGATAATAGTGTCCAGTTTGGCAGGAGACAAGAACAAGACAAGAAAGATTAAAACTTTATCTAATATAACATAACACCTGTACTTCAATCTTGCGATGAAGGTGACATGTCACAGCACAAGTTCAAATTTACGAGAATTCTCTACACCAAGTCTGCATTTTAATCTCAGCTCATTTGGTCTTTAGATTTTAGAATATCACAGATAAATATCAACACTTAATTACATGTCCACTTCATTTGGGTGGCCATGAGAACAAGATCTACTGGTTGCGACATGATTAGACAATGCATGCAAATATACAATTTCCATCATCTAAATTGAGTTACTCCTATCAGAACACATCTATCAAGAGATACCACAATTTTGTTCAAGTGAATGATAGACACTATCTCGAAATTATTGAATGTGGATAGTAAAAGACAAAAAATAAACTAAACTTACTTTTTTGGATCTTCATAGTAGCATAAGGCCTGCTGGAATCTATTCCAAAATGGGCCTGTCTCCTGAAGATTTACATTCTCTGGCCCACACAGATAGGCCTGCACGATGAACTGATAGCTTCTTTCTCTGGGTAGGACAAATGTAACAGAAAGAATCAGATAACCTGaatatattaaaagtttaaaGCAGTTAAAATATATGCCCTTATTAAAGAAAATGCACAAATTACACATCATCGATAGATTTGAATGATATAAGCAAGACCAATAAATTTATCTTCGGCCTGTAAATTAAATATAATACTACCATGCTATCTACCATCAATCTGCATCACCATTTTCACTGTAATCACATCATGATGCAAAATCTTCAATCGTTATAGGACAATTTCATTTGTGTACTTAAATACTAACCTCCCTTCATAATGCGAAAGCCAGGCCAAATAAGATGCACCAAAGTACATGGACACCAATGGATTATAGAGATCATCAACAGACATAACTTTATATGCCCGACAGCCAACATCCCTGCAGATAGGATAAttagtgtatatatacatatatgcatagcaTCAGAACAGTATGCTCCAGAACAGTCAGTTACATGGCAACTAAAACACGCAGAAAGAAATATGCAAAAAAAGTAATGGGGCAAATTTTGGTCCTAGAAAATGCAATCACTGCACTCATATACTGGCAAGTGTCGTTGAAGGATAAAGCTAAGCATAGTCAAGGACTAACTTGTATAGCCAGGCAGCAGTAGGATAATCAATTCCCATTAATCCTGTACGTGCACGAACACCATTAACAAATCGCATGCTACATACTTCAGCAAGAGCAGCTAGAGCTGTCTGTCATAAATCAACCATTAGAGGTGGATGGCAAATTAAACACCACAGTAAGGATGGAAGATCTCATTAATTTAATGAATGATGAACAGCTCACTGTATGATGCAGAAGTAATATTTTCTTAGAATGTTTTCATAAGAAAACTAAGAAAATGAATCAACAGAGAAACAAGCTCAATGCAATAATTAAACttggagagagagtgagagagagaatcagaaaaaaaagagagactaTTTTGGAACAATTACAATTGACAGGAAATAGAATCAGCTACAAacaaaatgatatgggacaacttTCCAGAGAATAAATCTTGCAAAGATAGAGAAACTactcaaataaaacaaaaataataataaaaaataaaattttaaagcaggtgaactgagaacaaaaataatGTTAAACAGGCTCAAATTGGATGGAATTATAAGCAAGAATACAAGTTGATAGGATACAGGTGGAAGTTAATGAGGTTCACATATATTCTTAAAGAATCATCTTGTGAATTATCAAGATGGCATTTGTTCATAACAAAACAACCAAAGACATAATTGCTCAAGAGACAAGAAAGAATAAAGAGCATACACTTGATCTTTTCTAATGTTTGCAGCAACTCTAAATTTCTTTACACTGTGCAATAAAACTTACTGGTTTTATTCCTCTTTTACTGAAGTATCGTGAAATAATTAGTTCAGCAACAGCCTGCAAAATGGAATTAATAGAAACTGAGATGCCTTTTACaagttaaattaaaataatttaggcaataaaatcaaattttaataTAAGTTCCTATGAGCAcatataaccatcattcaaatagAGTTCATCAACAAGGTGACTATGAGCACAAGATCGGCATTCAAAAAAGACTTAACCAATATGACGTCTGCTTTGAAGCATGTGCTATGCTATATACTATACAGACTAACAGTTAGACAGACAAAGAAAAACCTCCTTAACTAGTTCTGCGTATGGCATGAAATCATGTACCAGAAAGAATTCTGCATGTGCTCTTGAAGCCACAAAAAACTGTACTTGATGGTGTGGACCAGAGATGAGCACTTCACTAGTTCAGTATATGCTATGTATGGATCAAGTTTCTTTTTGCATAATTTTACCTTAACTTCAACTCGAGAAAGATAAGGTCTCTTCTCTGAATCATGAGAGAAGCGTACTCTCCCACGTCTCTCACCAGATCTTGTCCACTCTTTTAGAACTTCAGGATGCCTCCAAAGCTCTTCCATGTCTTCTGATGATACTCTATAGTCCCAGTATGTCCACCCTTCACCTGATCCTATATGAAAAGAACAATATCATTTAGTCAAACTCTTCTACCATATGACAAAAGAGATGCAAAGATGTACTATAATTAAAAGGGCCTACTAACGTTTTCAGAGATCGTGACTACATATTCTTAAGGGTATTAATGAAAATTAAATACTTAACAAAACAAGTTAACCATCACATAATCAAGCAAATATAAATTCAGAAATCAAATTTtaaactttattttattttaccaCAAAACAAAGGCACTAGTAAGCCAAAATGTCACTAGTAACAAATAAACAAACGGAACCATCAGTATTACCAAACAAATGGACAAACACACTTTAAACTGTACTTTTGGAGTCTTGGAGATGCAATTGGCTGATGTAGTGGTTTCTTTATCTTATAAATTATAAACTGATAGCCCTATTCAGTAATAAATGAACTACAACCTGAAGTCACAGAAATTGGTCTAGCAGTATGCAAAGCATCAGATATCTCCTCTTCCctgcaaaaaaaagagaaaaaaggaaataataaaaaataaaacaaatgttTGCAAATTGTAATTCATATTAACTGAAAAAAAGCATGAGTAACAAAGTACTAAGAGAAAAAAACTCCAGTTGTGCCATCCATATGGGATGGTTCAGGTCAAATTATACACCTCAAGATCCAATTAATCTAACTGTTATAGACAGTTGATCTTTCAGCTAGCTAGTCAAGCTTACAAGCACATTGGGATAGCAAGAAGTAGTGCATATGGAGATAATTTAATGGCAATTTAACTTTGAAGTTCAAGAGACCACACTTCTCCAGAATTGAGGCAATTTTCAGTAACTTATCTCTGAGGTGTCCAAAAAGCCTCAAAAGTATTGGCGATAAGTTTGCAGAATTTCAGCAAACAGAAATTTTGCATCTAGCTCATTTTTTTCAAATATCCAATTGCAGTTGAGCACTTCAAGGCTTTTGGTATCCATGTTTGCAAATATAAACATGAGTGAATTTCTTATTCAGATTTAACAACCTCTTGGGGAGCAAACTCTGTTTGATGGATAGATAACGCTGGAAAAAGTCAGCTGTTGACTTATGAGTAGCCTTCTTGATACCCCCTTTGTAAGCTCTAATGACAAACTCTTCAGTCCTTTCTCTGCATCAACAGCACAAATCAGATTTATAACTTAACATATCTTAACACACATCATCATAGTAGGAAGGTATTACTATGATGGAAGGAGAAAGACAGACAATAGCTTTTACTACAACCATCTGTAATCTTACACGTACTTTCCATCACAATAGGATAGCCACTTAAGATAAGCTGCTCCAAAGTAGACGTTCACAAATGGCCTGAATAGCAATGTTGAAATTCCCTCTATTTCATAGTTCCGGTAGCCCATTTCCCTAGAAAACTTATCAGATTTCaaccaaaaaatcatatcacatcCATGTGTTAGAAGATTAAGATTATTCTACTTGCTGACAAAGTTATCAGGACGTTTGCATGTATGAGACCTGACAAGCCATTCTGCATTTTCTGGAGCTATCTGCATTATGCCAATTCTAGCCTGCTTTGTCTTTCGATCATAATACTCTGCCTGAAGTTGTCTGTCACTGACAATTTCAGCAAGAGCACATATCATATCCTGCAGTAGAAGAAGAGATGCATGCTGAAAATTTTGGAACAATAGTATCTTCAATGGCTAATATAAGCATTTCTAAAATGGCTGCATAAGACTAGAATACTTAACCTATGATCAAAAGAACATTTCCTACAAATGCACTATTGTTTTTTGTGCATTAACCATAAGACTAGAATACTTAACCTATGATAAAAAAAACATTTCATAAAATGCATTATATTTCTGTGCATTACACACATGGCACATCTAAAAAATTGAAAGTGAAGTAGAAATGCTTAAATTTAACCAGAAGGAAAAGGTCACATCCAAAGTGAAGTTTAAGGTAAAAAGAATTGAAACCCAAAGTGGGTACTAAAAAATTACACAGATATGACACAAGAAACTCCAGACATAACAAATGAGTTATGTCTATTGATAAAGCATCTGCTTTGCTGTCAGTCTGTCGCTGCAGATAAAGAAGTGAAATTAAGTAAATAGAGGTGCAGCAACATAAGAGAGAAGAGGGATTATAAAATAGAAGATCAACCAAAGAAAGCATAAAGCTAGGGGAATGAGAAAACAGATATTTATATtagttttatgaaaaaaaaaagatcaactcACTTAATGCATTCACTCAAAACATTCAAGCACAAGTTTATCAAAACATTAACAAGAAGCCAAATGCTCTTCAGAATTTTTATCATGCCAACTGATGAAAAAGATAGATCTTGTAAAATTTTGCAAAAAAGTATGAGAATCAAGAACATAGAGATATGTAAATAAACTGTCTCTATGtcagaaaaaaaagatttatataaaaTTCAATCAAATAGACCACAATAATGTATCCAACATTATGGCGAAACAAGCAAGAAACAAAGAAGCATTTTCAGCCAACATAGCCAAGCAACAATTTCAGCAACAATTTTCAGCCAACATAGCCAAGCATCAATCACAAATTAATACCTGCTGTAATGAAGTAAAAATGCAAATGAAACAAGCAGTACCGATGCCAATTGTGAATTGAAGTGCAGATGGACAACAATTTCAGCAACAGCCTGAAAGAAAGATGCATACTTATATATTAGAAAGATGAACAAGCAGCATTAACAAAGAAGTTTTTCAACAACCATGAAAGAGTGAATGACAGAAGGGTGGCATGGACTGGCTATAAGTAGTCAACATGAAGACAATGTCAAACCACAGATTAATAAAGATCATAGGCAATGAGTTGCTCTGTCATATCCCATGCCATTAGACTGAAGGTATGGCTGGCCTGACGATTCCAAATGGTCAGTCATGCTGACCAACATGGTACAAGCAATTCCCAGTGTTCTGTTATTTCATTAAGAATTTTGCGATTATAAAACTTAAATATAACCTAATCTTTTacacatggtttgcagtaccgatccgtaccacccggtacgggcggtacgtaccggtccgtcagacTTTCGGTACGCAgaccatatgttaccgttccgacactgtagTAGTACTGtagcacctgggtgtaccgagcggtataccgtaccgtaccggtaccgagcccaggtcgaaactccggtacggtacggtattgcgaaccttgcttttaCATCCAATGACCTTTATAGTGTTACTTGATAACCACCTAGCACCATGCATATGTTTCTAATTCATGATAAAGATATTAATGCTGGCAATTTAATCCAAAAGCAATATGAACTTGGTGTTTATATATTAAACTTGTCCAAATAAAGAAATAAGTTAAAAGGgccaaacaaaatttcattctagttaaatgaaaatgtaaaacacTATTTTGTGTGCTTTGAATCTTGATTCATGGTCATTGATTTAATATAACTCTTTTCACtcttatcttttatttatttatttaaaatgcaAAGAAACTTCAAGAGAACCAAAAATCTTTACAGAAAGGTCAAAAAGAATTAAAACATAGATGCTCTATGGCATATGTTAGCATAGCATGGACTAATATTTGACCAGTAGCGACCAAAACCAGCATTTCTATCCTAAAATGAATTTTCCATGCCACCAGGATGGCAAACCATGACAAGTAAGATACAGTACTAAATTAGATCAGCCAAGAAGCCAGTGACATAAAGTTGAAAATCATATGAAACTTAATGGTGCAAAAGAATTGTATCATcatgaacaaaaaagaaaaggcatATAATATTAAGCAAGAAGTATTAAGCAACATTATTGCAAAAAGGTCTAACACCTATAAATTAGTATAAGCAGCACCAAGGACAAGAAAGCAACAAGACCAACATCATTAGAATTAATTGCCTGCGATAATTCACCTTAAAGAAGCTGGTTGGAAGATCTATCTAGAGAACAAACTTTGCAGCAGTTATGATAATGAAGAAATTGATTACACCTCAAACAGACAAGAGTGAACATTATAGTGAAATCAAAGAAATGAATTACGACCAAATAAATAAGTGAACTTGGATTGGCCACCCTCGTGAATGGCTGGGTCTctcataaatttttcaagattgtTTTAACAGGCCCAGAACCATCTCAGGCAGTTCCAGCCAACCCCTGCTGTATTCCAACAAAAAGCAGTGGTTTTCCAACTGCATTGGTGCCTCACTGTCATACCTGTGAGGCAATTATAGAGGCAAAGTAGGACCATGTGGGACCCACATGCTGCTGGAACCCACATGTATCTAAGGCAGGTAAAGCTGCATATGGGTATGTATCCTTTTCCGATAAATAGTCAGCTAATCCCATGATCCAAGCCTGTGGTTCGACGCCAAATTATTTCCAATCACCTAAATTGATCCTATAATCAGCCATGCATATAGAGCTTGTTTATGCTTAAGATTGAAGACAAGGGAGATGAACGAGCGAGTCTTCTATATTGTTGTCGCAAAAAATGCTTGTTACGgatgcatttttttttcattatactTAATAAATCAAAGCAGCATGGGAAAAATTGAAGAAACGCTCAACTTAGAAGGTAATCTATAAGATATGCCATGAAATTTATAAAACTAAAAaacaaggttcgtaattttgtaTCGTACTGGtgtttcgagctttgctcggtatggtacaatATAAGCATATCGAGCGGCACgctagggtgtaccgctcgatacgcatgtgtctatatatataatatttataaaaaaaggaaGCATATGCTGCCTCGACGACgccgcctccttttcttctccttatcGTGTCAGACGAGGAGAAAaccggtcttctcctcatctgtggCATTCGTCGAAGGCCACAAACACCTCCGGCCTTCGATGAAGGCCATAGGCGTCTCCGACCTTCAACGAAGAACGTCGCGAAGGCCATAGGCATCTCCAGCCTTCGACAAAGAACATGGCAAAAGTCGCAGGTGTCTTCGGCCTTCTGTCATGGACAAAATTGTgtattcgatgtaatgcttatgtatgtccgtgtctttcggttttgtttatattttgcacagcatataaagggctagcagtaggcttagcagccctattttctttggttttggtggccgtcctaagcttgcaaacaaaggttgtgtcatttGGGAACCTTTGTTGTGCGATCGTTcaaagcttataaagtctgtttgtaatttgcattggctataaagtgtttactaaaatgattgcttgtggatcccgagtgagacactttctctaacccgttttctcttttataggtcttaagggaccataggaggtttcggggaggctgacctttacgaacggacatgcaagggtgccgcacgacttaggcaaaaccagctaagtgcgtGACACTTCGGCGAAGAAGAAGCCGAGCCGTCGCTTCTCCGTTACCTTTTGGATCGGGATCATCGAGGGAGGGCAATGTCGGATCGGAAAGcatcgaggttctcccgattctccctcttcttcgagcgccttttcctattctccctcgacgcttcttcttccctcgtcgCACCCAGGTTGATACCACCCGGTATgggcgatattattcgaaattaaaatctttgCTAAAAAGCACTAGTGAAATTGCACCTATGACAAAAATCATACTTGCTGTTGAGGTTACAGTTCAAGAAAAAATGAAAAGGAGTACAAAAcccatacatggcatgatagaggACATTAATCCACTCAAGATTTTAATCAAATCAGAATGAAGAATACTTGAAGaagcaacagaaaaaaaaaaaaaaatcccagaATCATTATTAGAACTTTGAAGCTGGGATCAAATAGACAGATCAAATTGGCTGATAAAATGCTATCTGATACAATCAATTGTGGTACTCAAGTCAATTTCCATTATATCATATACCCTGTCTTCTTCATGACGTGGATCTTTATGTCTTTCCTTCTCACCCGCAATCTTATCTCTACAACTTTGACCTGCAATGTCAATGCAACGCTGTCACTTGGTCTCACTAATCCAGGTACTGTGTGTTCACGAACAGGAAACCTCCTAGCAGACCTTGAAATAACATATTTCCATTTACCTATTTTCTATCCTATCCTTGAAGTGATGCACAACAGCTGGAAATGTTTGCACAAGTTTCCACCATTTTTCAGTTTAAATCATCATCAATAAAAGAC
Coding sequences:
- the LOC103999498 gene encoding uncharacterized protein LOC103999498 isoform X2 — protein: MSVSYKYWDDCVDPEEMQLLWKDADVCKEWIDAGEKMGKKVLLSRDPEGQLYLTQTEMRAVAEIVVHLHFNSQLASDMICALAEIVSDRQLQAEYYDRKTKQARIGIMQIAPENAEWLVREMGYRNYEIEGISTLLFRPFVNVYFGAAYLKWLSYCDGKERTEEFVIRAYKGGIKKATHKSTADFFQRYLSIKQSLLPKREEEISDALHTARPISVTSGSGEGWTYWDYRVSSEDMEELWRHPEVLKEWTRSGERRGRVRFSHDSEKRPYLSRVEVKAVAELIISRYFSKRGIKPTALAALAEVCSMRFVNGVRARTGLMGIDYPTAAWLYKDVGCRAYKVMSVDDLYNPLVSMYFGASYLAWLSHYEGRERSYQFIVQAYLCGPENVNLQETGPFWNRFQQALCYYEDPKKDQGSCCIL
- the LOC103999498 gene encoding uncharacterized protein LOC103999498 isoform X1; the encoded protein is MSVSYKYWDDCVDPEEMQLLWKDADVCKEWIDAGEKMGKKVLLSRDPEGQLYLTQTEMRAVAEIVVHLHFNSQLASDMICALAEIVSDRQLQAEYYDRKTKQARIGIMQIAPENAEWLVREMGYRNYEIEGISTLLFRPFVNVYFGAAYLKWLSYCDGKERTEEFVIRAYKGGIKKATHKSTADFFQRYLSIKQSLLPKREEEISDALHTARPISVTSGSGEGWTYWDYRVSSEDMEELWRHPEVLKEWTRSGERRGRVRFSHDSEKRPYLSRVEVKAVAELIISRYFSKRGIKPTALAALAEVCSMRFVNGVRARTGLMGIDYPTAAWLYKDVGCRAYKVMSVDDLYNPLVSMYFGASYLAWLSHYEGRERSYQFIVQAYLCGPENVNLQETGPFWNRFQQALCYYEDPKKCILLFHNVVCITSQDFVYNSG